A genomic window from Lotus japonicus ecotype B-129 chromosome 1, LjGifu_v1.2 includes:
- the LOC130729347 gene encoding uncharacterized protein LOC130729347, which translates to MESTSSKVNVPNSRQSSKRLLFDRRYGWVIDEWKGPAEEALDGGRGMFCIFPLAKALVQMASQSINITAITARKAFENPQLSSHQMLQSALDGAVRNFSSLKNTGCKGFTLGKNSQLDASSSSSHSHSESHE; encoded by the exons ATGGAATCCACAAGCTCCAAAGTCAATGTTCCAAACAGCAGGCAATCTTCTAAGCGGCTCCTTTTTGACCGCCGCTATGGATGGGT AATTGATGAATGGAAAGGCCCGGCAGAGGAAGCACTTGATGGTGGCCGAGGAAT GTTTTGCATATTCCCACTTGCCAAAGCTTTGGTGCAGATGGCCTCACAATCG ATAAATATTACAGCAATAACTGCCAGAAAAGCTTTTGAAAATCCACAGTTGTCTTCCCATCAAATGCTGCAGAGTGCTCTGGATGGTGCTGTTCGGAATTTCTCGTCTTTGAAGAACACTGGGTGTAAAGGTTTTACCCTCGGCAAGAATTCTCAGCTAGATGCTTCCAGTAGCTCTTCCCACTCTCATTCAGAAAGCCATGAATAA
- the LOC130732456 gene encoding non-specific lipid transfer protein GPI-anchored 31-like, with protein MMTIRHLAFAMLVLASTILVLEKVPGISAQLVCKGNLTAIMTQCTSFVKKEGPKIPPSSACCETLKDVDIPCLCQHIPGPIMSHISMEKALYVGKTCGAEVPSGTKCGSYIVPPSPPHSPPVV; from the exons ATGATGACGATTAGACACCTAGCCTTTGCAATGTTGGTGCTTGCTTCAACCATCCTAGTTTTAGAAAAGGTTCCAGGCATCTCAGCTCAGCTTGTATGCAAAGGCAACTTAACTGCCATAATGACTCAATGTACAAGTTTTGTTAAAAAAGAAGGGCCGAAAATTCCACCATCTAGCGCCTGTTGTGAGACCTTAAAAGATGTTGATATCCCTTGCCTCTGCCAACATATTCCAGGGCCGATTATGAGTCATATTAGCATGGAAAAAGCTCTTTATGTTGGCAAGACTTGCGGAGCTGAAGTTCCTTCTGGAACCAAGTGTGGAA GTTATATCGTCCCTCCATCACCTCCACATTCACCTCCAGTGGTATAA
- the LOC130729348 gene encoding uncharacterized protein LOC130729348: MWAASCLASCCAACACDACRTVVSGISRRSARIAYCGLFAFSLLVAGILREVAAPLMESIPWINHFKHTPSREWFETDAVLRVSLGNFLFFTILAVLMVGVKNQKDPRDGLHHGGWMMKIICWFLLVIFMFFLPNEIISFYETISKFGSGMFLLVQVVLLLDFVHGWNDKWVGFDEQFWYVALFVVSLVCYLATFVFSGVLFHLFTPSGQDCGINVFFITMTLILAFVFAIVALHPAVNGSILPSSVISLYCTYLCYSALASEPRDYECNGLHKHSKAVSTGTLTLGLLTTTLSVVYSAVRAGSSATVLSPPSSPRAGKPLLPLDGNEEEKNEKAKPVTYSYSFFHLIFSLASMYSAMLLTGWSTSVGESGKLVDVGWPSVWVRIVTCWATAILFLWSLVAPIMFPEREF; the protein is encoded by the exons ATGTGGGCTGCTTCGTGCCTCGCATCATGCTGCGCCGCCTGCGCATGCGACGCCTGCCGCACCGTCGTCTCCGGCATCAGTCGCCGTTCCGCCAGGATCGCCTACTGCGGCCTCTTCGCTTTCTCCCTCCTCGTTGCTGGAATTCTCCGTGAAGTCGCTGCTCCTCTCATGGAATCTATCCCCT GGATTAATCACTTCAAACATACTCCTAGCAGAGAATGGTTTGAGACTGATGCTGTTCTTAGGGTTAGCTTGGGGAATTTTCTGTTCTTCACTATCCTTGCGGTTCTGATGGTCGGTGTGAAAAATCAGAAGGATCCTCGTGATGGCTTGCATCATGGGGGTTGGATGATGAAGATTATCTGTTGGTTCCTTTTGGTAATCTTTATGTTTTTCCTTCCAAACGAAATCATCAGCTTTTATG AAACAATATCAAAGTTTGGGTCGGGTATGTTCCTTCTTGTTCAAGTTGTGCTCTTGTTGGATTTCGTTCATGGATGGAATGACAAATGGGTTGgatttgatgaacaattctg GTATGTTGCTCTGTTTGTTGTTTCACTTGTTTGTTATCTGGCTACATTTGTGTTCTCGGGAGTTCTCTTTCACCTTTTCACACCATCTGGACAAGACTGTGGAATCAATGTCTTTTTCATCACTATGACCCTGATTCTTGCATTTGTTTTTGCCATAGTTGCTTTGCATCCTGCA GTAAATGGAAGCATTTTGCCTTCTTCAGTAATATCATTGTACTGCACTTATCTCTGCTATAGTGCACTGGCTAGTGAACCCAGAGATTACGAGTGCAATGGTCTGCACAAACACTCAAAAGCTGTTTCTACTGGCACTCTTACTTTGGGTTTACTTACCACTACTCTATCAGTTGTGTATTCTGCTGTGCGTGCTGGGTCTTCTGCCACAGTACTTTCCCCACCAAGCTCTCCTCGTGCTG GCAAGCCGTTGCTTCCATTGGATGGAAATGAGGAAGAAAAGAATGAGAAAGCGAAGCCAGTTACATATTCATACTCCTTCTTCCACTTGATTTTTTCTCTAGCTAGCATGTATTCTGCAATGCTTCTGACAGGTTGGTCCACCTCTGTTGGGGAGAGCGGGAAGTTGGTTGACGTGGGGTGGCCTTCGGTCTGGGTTCGGATTGTAACTTGCTGGGCAACTGCTATACTCTTCTTATGGTCTCTTGTAGCTCCTATCATGTTCCCAGAGAGGGAGTTCTGA